The genome window ACAAGGCTCAATAACCAGATCGTTCTTTGTTAGGTGATCTGCTATTGCAACCGTGACGTCGTAATTAAATCACGCCTAATTCGGACACAATGTGATCTCTAAAGATCAACAGTCCAACCTTAAGCATAGTGAATTTTTCTGAAATTACACATTTTCACCAGCAACCTATAGCAATTGAAACTAATATTTAATTCAATTGCTATTAATCTGCGCTATAGCGACACGTCCAGTCATTTAGAATATTTCTTTGCTAATTTTTGTCTTGCTGATTCTGCCAAAAAAATGAAGCTTTCGCTAAAGTACCGTGTTCACTAAATTGCAAATCCTGACAAAGCTGTTGAACCAATTCAATACCTCGCCCTGACAACTGCTGTTGATGTGCTACGCCTTGCTTGGGCATAGTATTTAGCACTGGAAAATCGAAGCCATCACCACTATCTTTTACTTTTACAACAATTTTGCCGCCATTGGATAATGGATAATATTGAATGACGATATGAATAAAACCTAAAGTTAAGTGTTTCAACCGCTTTTCTCGCTCACTGAAATATTGGGCGAACCCCTCTGGCGATGATTTTAAACCGGAGCTCAACCTCAATACTCCATGATCTAACGCATTCATATACAACTCCGTTAAAATCGTAAATAAGCTTTGCCAATGATCGCCATGACCTTCTAATTCTTGAATATAATTCATCGCTAAAGGAACGGGATTAATTTTCGCTAAGCGCTTACCCGTTAAATTTAAGTCCCAATGCCATGCCGGTATAGCATTATTTTGTGTATCACTGACCTTTAAAGGCTGCATATTTTGTTGATTAACGGCAAAGCTTTGCTGCCAGCCACCACATGGCAAATCAATCAAGGAAATATCATCTTCCTGTGGCATTTGCTGACAAAACAATTCAACCTGCCTCAGCACCGTTTGACTAACGCTATGCCCATTAACACCTTGTATCGCAGCATCCTCAAACCTTTGATAACCAAACATTTCTCCTTGTTCGTTACGCGCTTCAATAATGCCATCACTGATCAACACTATGCGATCATTCTGCTCTATTGATAACACTTTAACACTGACGTCTGTCAGCAAGTTAGATAGCACACCTAATGGAGGGTGAAACGAGCTAATTTTCTTTTTAATTTTCCCTTGATGATCAAAAAGATAAGTATCTGGCAACCCGGCATTAAAGACATACACCGATTGGTCATGATTGGAAATTGTTACCACGCCGGCAGCTAAAAATAAGTCGGCGGGTAAAAGATGATAGAGTTGTTGGTTAACCTGAGTAATTATTTCAGCTAAGGAGAAGCCTTTTTTTGTCATTGCTCTAAAGGTTTCGGCTAACGGGATCGCACCAATCGAAGAACGTAAACCATGACCGGTAAAATCTCCCAGTAAGACATTAACATCCCCATTAGGACTTAGTGCAGTTAATTGTATATCACCGCTAAACAGCGCCGCTGCCTTTTTTATTATGCCGATTTTATCAAGCGCATAATTACGGGTTTCTATCACACCAAACATTAATTGTTCAGCCAGCTCAGCATCTTTTTGCTGCTGTTGTTGCAGCCTTTTAACTTGGCTGTATAGATCGCTGATCCGTTGAATTGATTTAATTTTTGCTTTGAAAACCTCAGGAGAAAATGGCCGGACTAAAATGCCATCGCCACCAGCATCT of Thalassotalea insulae contains these proteins:
- a CDS encoding SpoIIE family protein phosphatase; translated protein: MSLLSGHKQGKLALVVDDSATQRKVLSVLLIEEGYRVITAEDGARGVALYIQQQPDLVLMDISMPVMNGYQAARKIKSLSLKNNLCPLIFITSMDTDESFIESIDAGGDGILVRPFSPEVFKAKIKSIQRISDLYSQVKRLQQQQQKDAELAEQLMFGVIETRNYALDKIGIIKKAAALFSGDIQLTALSPNGDVNVLLGDFTGHGLRSSIGAIPLAETFRAMTKKGFSLAEIITQVNQQLYHLLPADLFLAAGVVTISNHDQSVYVFNAGLPDTYLFDHQGKIKKKISSFHPPLGVLSNLLTDVSVKVLSIEQNDRIVLISDGIIEARNEQGEMFGYQRFEDAAIQGVNGHSVSQTVLRQVELFCQQMPQEDDISLIDLPCGGWQQSFAVNQQNMQPLKVSDTQNNAIPAWHWDLNLTGKRLAKINPVPLAMNYIQELEGHGDHWQSLFTILTELYMNALDHGVLRLSSGLKSSPEGFAQYFSEREKRLKHLTLGFIHIVIQYYPLSNGGKIVVKVKDSGDGFDFPVLNTMPKQGVAHQQQLSGRGIELVQQLCQDLQFSEHGTLAKASFFWQNQQDKN